A genome region from Allomeiothermus silvanus DSM 9946 includes the following:
- a CDS encoding helix-turn-helix domain-containing protein, protein MPKYLCVIEPNPEGGFDGYAVDLGVFVVGKDTREEVIESLQEGLALHLLELQEHGREVPPPVAQAADVEGPGEWVWIEPATLNPVSVALEHLLREAEISQAEVARRLGVSRVVVHRMLDPFAPDHKVSSLERIARAVGKRMEIRFS, encoded by the coding sequence ATGCCGAAGTACCTGTGTGTGATCGAGCCTAACCCGGAGGGAGGTTTCGATGGTTACGCGGTGGATCTGGGGGTGTTCGTCGTAGGGAAGGATACCCGGGAGGAAGTCATCGAGTCCCTTCAAGAGGGACTGGCCTTGCACCTCCTCGAGCTTCAAGAGCACGGGCGAGAGGTCCCTCCGCCCGTCGCGCAGGCCGCGGACGTTGAGGGCCCGGGCGAATGGGTGTGGATCGAACCCGCTACCCTCAACCCGGTGAGCGTCGCTCTCGAGCACCTCTTGCGTGAGGCCGAGATCAGCCAGGCTGAAGTGGCCCGGCGGTTAGGGGTCAGCCGGGTGGTGGTACACCGGATGCTGGATCCGTTCGCGCCCGACCACAAGGTTTCAAGCCTCGAGCGCATCGCTCGAGCGGTGGGCAAGCGGATGGAAATCCGCTTCAGCTGA